A single Cottoperca gobio chromosome 7, fCotGob3.1, whole genome shotgun sequence DNA region contains:
- the cnbpa gene encoding CCHC-type zinc finger, nucleic acid binding protein a isoform X2, with the protein METSECYQCGRSGHWAKHCPSGPSGRRGRGRGRVKEVFCFRCGDQGHMARDCDQTEDACYNCHRSGHISRDCKEPKKEREQLCYNCNKPGHMARDCDHANDQKCYSCGGFGHIQKLCDKVKCYSKASETNCYNCGKAGHLAKDCTIEGSA; encoded by the exons ATGGAGACCAGTGAGTGCTATCAATGTGGCCGTTCTGGGCATTGGGCCAAGCATTGTCCAAGTGGTCCAAGTGGTCGACGTGGCAGGGGTCGGGGACGAGTCAAGG AGGTGTTCTGTTTTCGGTGTGGAGACCAAGGACACATGGCCAGGGACTGCGACCAAACTGAGGATG CGTGCTATAACTGCCACAGGAGTGGCCACATTTCCCGGGACTGCAAGGAGCCCAAAAAGGAGAGGGAGCAGCTCTGCTACAACTGCAACAAACCCGGCCACATGGCTCGCGACTGTGATCATGCCAACGATCAGAAGTGCTACTCCTGCGGCGGGTTTGGTCACATCCAGAAACTTTGCGATAAGGTGAAATGTTACAG TAAAGCCAGCGAGACTAACTGCTACAACTGCGGAAAGGCGGGCCACCTGGCAAAAGATTGCACCATTGAAGGCAGCGCATAA
- the cnbpa gene encoding CCHC-type zinc finger, nucleic acid binding protein a isoform X1: METSECYQCGRSGHWAKHCPSGPSGRRGRGRGRVKEVFCFRCGDQGHMARDCDQTEDACYNCHRSGHISRDCKEPKKEREQLCYNCNKPGHMARDCDHANDQKCYSCGGFGHIQKLCDKVKCYRCGDIGHVAVHCSKASETNCYNCGKAGHLAKDCTIEGSA; this comes from the exons ATGGAGACCAGTGAGTGCTATCAATGTGGCCGTTCTGGGCATTGGGCCAAGCATTGTCCAAGTGGTCCAAGTGGTCGACGTGGCAGGGGTCGGGGACGAGTCAAGG AGGTGTTCTGTTTTCGGTGTGGAGACCAAGGACACATGGCCAGGGACTGCGACCAAACTGAGGATG CGTGCTATAACTGCCACAGGAGTGGCCACATTTCCCGGGACTGCAAGGAGCCCAAAAAGGAGAGGGAGCAGCTCTGCTACAACTGCAACAAACCCGGCCACATGGCTCGCGACTGTGATCATGCCAACGATCAGAAGTGCTACTCCTGCGGCGGGTTTGGTCACATCCAGAAACTTTGCGATAAGGTGAAATGTTACAG GTGTGGCGATATTGGCCACGTTGCTGTGCATTGCAGTAAAGCCAGCGAGACTAACTGCTACAACTGCGGAAAGGCGGGCCACCTGGCAAAAGATTGCACCATTGAAGGCAGCGCATAA
- the LOC115011326 gene encoding haloacid dehalogenase-like hydrolase domain-containing 5, producing MRGLLSFYRGACTLSNRQARRKAGIVGSRCGFCGTQSNSKPQPNFGLLFDIDGVLVRGRMPIPAAKKAFEKLVDSQGQFVVPVVFVTNAGNCLRQTKADQLAHILGVPITQDQVIMSHSPLRMFRKFHDKCVLVSGQGPVLEIAKNVGFNNVISVDMLRESFPLMDMVDHNRRPKLPSNTVGNLPMVEAVVLFGEPIRWETNLQLIIDILLTKGNLGSVHQTQKMPHLPLLACNMDLMWMAEAHSPRFGHGTFLVCLENIYKKITGKDLKYDALMGKPSEMTYHFAEYLIRSQAMQRQWKLPVTSLYAIGDNLMTDIYGANLYSRYLEERVARKNPKAVVAKMVSATGSTTAVPQEEESDNMWESELALPSATSCKSILVCTGVYNPNVEVPSDASHCIKETVFHGHRDFRFDPALVEPDHIVQDVADAVDRIFELEKFVPQ from the exons ATGAGGGGACTCCTGTCGTTTTACCGGGGCGCGTGCACCCTGAGTAACCGTCAAGCCAGACGAAAAGCTGGGATTGTCGGTTCTCGGTGCGGGTTTTGCGGAACTCAGTCTAACAGCAAG ccACAGCCAAACTTTGGACTGTTGTTTGACATTGATGGCGTGCTTGTTCGGGGAAGGATGCCAATCCCTGCTGCAAAAAAGGCTTTTGAGAAGTTGGTCGACTCTCAGGGACAATTTGTGGTGCCAGTTGTTTTTGTCACAAATGCAGGGAATTGCCTCAGACAAACAAAGGCAGACCAGCTCGCTCACATCCTGGGAGTACCT ATTACACAAGATCAGGTCATCATGTCGCATAGTCCCCTGAGGATGTTTAGGAAGTTCCATGACAAGTGTGTGCTGGTGTCCGGACAGGGACCAGTCCTGGAAATTGCTAAAAA TGTGGGCTTTAATAATGTCATCAGTGTTGATATGCTGAGGGAATCATTCCCATTGATGGACATGGTGGATCACAACAGGAGACCCAAACTGCCG TCCAATACTGTTGGCAACCTTCCCATGGTTGAAG CCGTGGTTCTGTTCGGGGAGCCGATTCGATGGGAGACCAACCTGCAGCTGATCATTGACATTTTGTTGACCAAAGGTAACCTCGGCAGTGTTCACCAAACCCAAAAGATGCCTCACCTCCCCCTGCTGGCCTGCAACATGGACCTCATGTGGATGGCTGAGGCCCATTCTCCACG GTTCGGCCATGGGACATTTCTGGTGTGCCTGGAGAACATTTATAAGAAGATAACGGGTAAAGACTTGAAGTATGACGCGCTCATGGGAAAACCCAGTGAGATGACCTACCACTTTGCAGAGTACCTCATCAGAAGCCAGGCCATGCAGAGGCAATGGAAACTCCCCGTCACTTCCCTTTACGCTATAGG GGATAACCTAATGACTGACATCTATGGCGCCAACCTATACAGCCGCTACCTGGAGGAGAGAGTCGCCAGAAAGAACCCCAAAGCCGTCGTTGCTAAGATGGTCTCCGCCACAGGGTCCACCACTGCAGTGccccaggaggaggagagcgacaATATGTGGGAGAGCGAGCTAGCGCTGCCCTCTGCCACTTCCTGTAAATCCATCCTAGTCTGCACAGGGGTCTACAACCCCAACGTAGAGGTGCCGTCTGACGCAAGTCACTGCATCAAAGAGACTGTGTTCCACGGGCACCGGGACTTCAGATTCGACCCCGCGCTGGTGGAGCCGGACCACATAGTGCAGGATGTGGCAGATGCTGTTGACCGCATCTTTGAGCTGGAGAAGTTTGTGCCTCAGTAG